ATAAACTACTTCTGGATGAGTCACTGCTATATGAGGGCGAACATTAGGAGAACCCTTGATGCTAGTTTTAGCGCGGTAGGGGTTGAACCAAGCATGAACTTCTATATTGCGTTTGTGACATTCGGCGATCGCAAACTCTAATGGATCATAAAATGGTTCTGGCGCTCTCCCTTGAGTTCCCGTAATCCAAGCACTCCAAGGTTCTAATTCCGAAGCATACAAAGCATCCCCTTCTGGGCGAACCTGCAAAATTAAGGCGTTGAAATTCAGTGCTTGCAACTGGTTGACAATTTCCAAAAATTCTGATTTTTGTTGGGCAGTTGATAACCCAGCTTTAGAAGGCCAATCAATATTCGACACCGAGGCTACCCAAGCCCCGCGAAACTCTCGTGTATGGCTGAGTTTTAATGTACCGGGTACTGGGGGTGTGGGTATGGGTGTTGGAATTGGAGTAGGTGTGGGTGTAGGCGTGGGCGTTGGTGCTGGTGTTGTGTTTGCTGGTACTACAAGGTAAACAGAAGGAATCTTCGGGGCGCTACCCAAATACACCAAAGCTTGATAAACCATCACCGCGACATCGCCGCGAGTAGCAGCTGTCGCATAGTTAAGTAACTTGATATTGGGGAAACTAGCCACAAAGCCGGCACTCGTCGCCAATGCTACTTGATTTCTCGCATAACCAGGAATGTTAACTGCGTCTTGATAAATTTGGGGTAGTTGGTTGACTAAGTCCGGGTTGATTTTTGCTGCAATGTCCAACCCGTTTACCAGAGAAACTAAAACATCACCCCTAGCAATGCGATTATTCGGACGGAAATATTTATCGGGGTAGCCAGCCAAAAATCCGGTTTCGTAAGCTTTTTGAATGGCGCTTGCAGCCCAGTGATTTACCGGAACATCAACAAAAGGACTGTATTGGCGCTTGACTGGTACAGTAAAAACTGCTGCAACTATCGCCGCAAACTCAGCACGCGTCACTGAGTTATCTGGGCGAAAAGTCCCGTTGGGATAACCATTTAAAATGCGCCGCCCTGCTAAGGCTTCAATAAACAGACGCGCCCAATGGTTTTGAATATCTGAGAAGCGTGCAGTAGTAGAGACCATTGTTGATTGTCACTAGTTTGCTTGGCTGGATTCTAGCAGTGCGATCGCAATTACTACCGGACTTTCCTATAAATTTTCATATTTGGTAATCTTTTCTGGGCTGTGGCAACAGTTTGCGTTAATTAACTCCATAATCATTCAACTTACAAAAATTTTGCTATGTCTGTCAGGGCATTTCTTTCTCAGAATAATGCTCATAAATGAAGGAACTACTGAAATGAGTAAGCAATATGCTCAATTGCTGAATAAATCTCTCAAAATGAGAAAGTAATCAGGCAAAATGAGTAAGTAAATATGTCTTTTACTGCTTAAAATAAAGTTCATTATCTAATGAATAATTTATTTCAGATGGGAACACTATATTTAGAAATTGCTGGAAGTTCCCACAAATTATGAGTGTAACTACTGATAGTCTTCGAGAGGCACTGCAAAACCTTCCTGAAAATGCACCAGAAGCTATTGTAAGCGACCTTTTTGCTCCTCACCTGCTAAGGACTTTAGGGTTTCAGCCTGAAGAAATTTATCCACAATATAATACTGGTGACGGTGATGTTGATAAGGCAGCCAGGAAAACTAATGGGGAGGATGTTTTTCTCAACACCAAGTCTAATCCATACCTCCTATTAGAGTTGAAAGGGCGAGATATTAACCTATCTGAAGATGCAGCACAATATCACACAACTGTTAAGCAACTCAAGCGTTATCTACTTGCTCCTAATTGCCAAACTGTACAATGGGGAATAATTACTAACTCTTCTCATATTCAATTGTTTCGCAAGCACGGAAAAGTAATTTTTCCTGCAACAAAATGTTTGTCACTAAACGTCTATAACATTGATAAGATAGTTGCGGCAATTCGCCAAAAAATTGAAAATGTTCCAAAAGCCCTAACTGTAGCAGTTTATAACAATAAGGGTGGAGTTGGAAAAACAACTACTACTGTCAATTTAGCTGCAATCTTAACTTTTTTAGGGAAAAAAGTTTTAGCCATTGATTTTGATCCTAACCAACAAGATTTAACAAGTTCTTTAGGTCTTCCTTTAAGTAACGGGAGTGTTTTTGAGGCTCTTAAAGAAAGAAATGTAGAACTTCAGAGTACTCTACATCCTTATAAATTTCCTATCAAAAAGCATAAGATAGATCTGAGGTTTGATGTTATTCCTGCTGACCAAAAACTAACAGAAGAATCTGAAAGTGAATTATTTAATTATTTGACAATTAACACCCTTTATCGCAAGTTAGAATTTTCAAGACAAGAATATGACTACATTTTGATTGATGCACCACCTAACTGGCGGATATTTAGCCAATTAGCTGTTTATGCAGCTGATGTTGTCTTTATTCCTACAAAGCATAACAATCTTTTTTCTTTAGAAAATGCAGCAATGGCAATGAAAAAGTTCATTCCTGAAGTCCAAGCTAAAAAAGCAGATGGTAGCCCTATTCCATTACCAATTTTTTTTAATGGAGAAAAGATTACACCGCCTAAATTAGCAGTTGCTCAACAAGAAATTAATAATATTCTTAAAACTGCTAAAAAAGAGGGATTTAATTTACTTCCTTACTTTTATCCCAAGTATACCAATACCAACAAAGACCTTCGTATTCATGAGATTCCAAGCTACGCTAATATAGCTGATTCAGCTTTTGCTCGTATTCCTGCGGTTTATCGAGATCGATCTGCTCATGAATATTACAAAAATCTAGCAAAGGAGTATTTCCTACAATGAGTAGCCTCAGCAATATTGGAAATTTGATGCACTTATATTTGGATGAAATTGATCCAGGTGCAGGAACCGATGCGCCGGAATTTTTAATTAAAGCTTCAGCCCATTTACTTAACCAAAAAGGTGGACGTAATTGGATTCCAGTAATTGTAAAAGAAACTGGTGAAGATAAGTATCAAGTAATTGGCAATTCTTTCATTTATGCAGTTGTCGAAGCTGCTGGTTTAGAACGCGTTTGGTGCATTATTACTGATGGTAGTAATGACATTGTCGAAGTAACAAAAATACTAGCTGGGGAAGAAATACCCAAAATCAATCTCTCTAAGGCATCTAGAGATGAAATTCAATCAGCATTAGAGTATTTAGTCAAGCAACCAGATAGTATTCTTAAATCTGTCAAACCTGCTATAGCGACAAACCGAATTGATGAAGCCCCTCGTCAATATTGGAAGACATTAGAACCAATCATAAATCTAAAATGTGGCATTACCAAAGGTAAAAAACTAGATGCTTTAAAACAAGTTTTTTATCTAACTCCTCAATCAATACCAGAGACAATCACTGATTCTGAGATCATCAAAACAATGTCAACGGCTGATTTAAAAGCAATGGCAAAGAAACAAGGAATCACTGGCATAAGTAAGATGAAAAAAGATGAGCTTATTAGAGAATTAAGCAAGTTTTCAAAGTAGCAAACAACAAATCGTAGAATATCAAGCTATCAGATATTCCACTTCTAAGTATTAGTTTTGTAAGGTGCTTCAAAACACACAAAGCATCTTACTGACTAATTGAGTAGTTATAGGAGAAAAGTAATTAATCAATAAAACTCATGTATGGAGCATTTTCATGGTGAGCCTATTGATAAGAGTGCTAATTTTGAGTTAGGGCGTAAATGCGAAGCGGCTTGTTGTCAGACCTTACATTAGTCATATAAGGTATATGATAACAGCACACTGATACGGATGCGATCGCCACATTTTACCAGTTGCTAAAATAGAACCGGAACAAATAGTCTTAGTATTCGACCAGTGCGAAGATATCAGGTATTTTATTTAATATTTTTTATCACCTTAGCTGCTATTCTGAGTTTTGCTTTACTCACGGACTTTTCACCAGTGGTTAGTTGCGATCGGGTGAGATCTACTACATCATTAAAAGAAAAATATTACGCTTCTCCTATAGAATTGGTAGTTCAACCTTGGCGCGGACAGCATAATGTCTATGGAACATTTCTCATTCCCACTGGTTATAAAAATGATGGCTTTTTTACTTTGACATTACCAGGAAACAAAACTTACTGTGGACAACTATTAAATGTTGGTGGTTTTGTCATTCCAGGTCTTTACCCAAAGCCTAAAAATCGGATTATTAGAGGCTATTTAAATACTCGCATTGCGATTTGGCTGATTTTTCAAGGACATATCAATGACTTAAAACAACCAGAAAACTGGAAACTAGGTTATTTCGAGAGTAAGAAAATAAAGAAGTACAGATAAAAATGCTGCATTTTTTAAATTAATATTCCGGCAATACAAGCAGTAATAAAACTTGCTAATAGTCCAGCAATCATTGTTCTCACACCCAAGTGAGCTAAATCATGCTGGCGGTAAGGAGCCATACCAGTTAATCCACCAATTGTAATTCCAATTGAGCCAATATTAGCAAAATTGCATAATGCGTAAGTTGCAATAATTACGGCTCGTTGCGAAATTTTGCCGTCTTGAATTAGCTGTTTTAAATCTAAGAAAGCAATAAACTCATTTAAAATTGTTTTTGTTCCCAAGAGCGCCCCTACTTGTTGACAATCTTGCCAAGGTACACCCATCAACCAAGCTATAGGAGCCATAATAACCGATAATATTAATTGCAAAGATAACTGGGGTAAATTAACCAAAGAACCCAACCATCCTAATAAAGCATTTAAAGCAGCGAGTAACCCTAAAAAGGCAATAATCATTACGCCGACATTAACTGCTAATTTTACCCCGTCAATTGCTCCTGTCGTAGCCGCATCAATAACGTTAACATAATTCGTTTCTACATCAATTTTGGCTTGACCTGCTGTTTGAGAAACTTCTGTTTCTGGGTACATTAACTTGGACACAACTAACGATGTTGGCGCAGTCATAAAGAAAGCTGCAATTAAATGTTCTGCGGGAATACCAAAAGATAGATAAGCGCCTAAAACTCCACCAGCAATTGTGGCAAAACCTCCTGTCATCACTGCATGGAGTTCTGATAAAGTCATACTTCCTATGTATGGTTTAACCATCAGTGCAGATTCTGTTGGCCCTAAAAAGATATTACCTGCACAAGATAAAGACTCGGAGCCTGATGTTTTCATTGTTTTAATCATCACCAAAGCCAGGATATTGACAATTCGCTGCAAAATTCCGTAGTAATATAAGACACTAATGAAAGCGGAGAAAAAGATAATA
This window of the Nostoc sp. HK-01 genome carries:
- a CDS encoding cobyrinic acid a,c-diamide synthase, which encodes MSVTTDSLREALQNLPENAPEAIVSDLFAPHLLRTLGFQPEEIYPQYNTGDGDVDKAARKTNGEDVFLNTKSNPYLLLELKGRDINLSEDAAQYHTTVKQLKRYLLAPNCQTVQWGIITNSSHIQLFRKHGKVIFPATKCLSLNVYNIDKIVAAIRQKIENVPKALTVAVYNNKGGVGKTTTTVNLAAILTFLGKKVLAIDFDPNQQDLTSSLGLPLSNGSVFEALKERNVELQSTLHPYKFPIKKHKIDLRFDVIPADQKLTEESESELFNYLTINTLYRKLEFSRQEYDYILIDAPPNWRIFSQLAVYAADVVFIPTKHNNLFSLENAAMAMKKFIPEVQAKKADGSPIPLPIFFNGEKITPPKLAVAQQEINNILKTAKKEGFNLLPYFYPKYTNTNKDLRIHEIPSYANIADSAFARIPAVYRDRSAHEYYKNLAKEYFLQ
- a CDS encoding Na+ dependent nucleoside transporter, encoding MERAISLLGILVFIGISYAFSVERQAIRWRTVAWGLGLEFIFALIILKTPWGLNIFKSLGDIVSNFLAFSDVGAKFVFGENFKDHLFAFQVLPTIIFFSAFISVLYYYGILQRIVNILALVMIKTMKTSGSESLSCAGNIFLGPTESALMVKPYIGSMTLSELHAVMTGGFATIAGGVLGAYLSFGIPAEHLIAAFFMTAPTSLVVSKLMYPETEVSQTAGQAKIDVETNYVNVIDAATTGAIDGVKLAVNVGVMIIAFLGLLAALNALLGWLGSLVNLPQLSLQLILSVIMAPIAWLMGVPWQDCQQVGALLGTKTILNEFIAFLDLKQLIQDGKISQRAVIIATYALCNFANIGSIGITIGGLTGMAPYRQHDLAHLGVRTMIAGLLASFITACIAGILI